The segment ggggggggggggggggggcctgcagtagagcacagtaaataaaagtacagtactgtacagtagataacagtactgtacagtagaaatcagtactgtacagtaaggCGCACTAGAGTATTCAATTTTTGTTGGATATTCGAAATGCATGTAGTTTGAAACGTATGTTTTTAACCTATTGACCTAAGCACTGCTGCGCGAGGGCTAGAGGCTGGCACACTATTGCTGTAGCTGCGGAGGGGCGGTGTGTGTGAGATGGGAGTGAgcagacggagagagagcgagagacgcaCGCCAAGGTAACTTGGCTACAGCCAAGACGAGCTAACttttagcagccatgttgtttaTCATCCCAGTGCCCGTCTTGACTGGAGTAGCCTAGAGAAGCTAATTGAggccccattcagataaaacagtaATTTTATTCAATCTTGTATTGCATTAGTGAACTCTCACTCCACTTCCTACACATTGAGCCCCTTTGTCCCTTTGATTGGCCAACATAAACAACCATCTACACACGTCTACAGGTGGGctactgatttaaaaaaaaatatatgtaatgCACGTCATAAAAACAATATTGAAAAGTTTTTTTATTAAATTAAATCATTTGAAATGTCATGGTATATCCTTGTGTGTAACAATGTCACATGGATGTTTTAATTTAGAAAAAGCCCTTTCAGTGTTAAAAATAGGCCTAAATAGTTTTTTCTTGCAAAAATGAACTCATAAGTATTGGAACACAAACGCCAGTTCGGATATTTGACTAACTGTGCCCATCCCgcagtataatgtactgtattttactgtaaaGAACATATccactttactgtactctactgaactccactgcgatgtccaaacttgtgaaacacaGACGTCTATGATTGTTTCAGATTTGATCTGGTCCGGACCAACCAAATGTGGTTTTGTATGGGGGCAGAGCTCATTACAATAATAGCCAGTGAGTATAATAATACTCAAATATGCAAAATAAGGATATTGCCaatttctacctttgtgtacctattcaggatacatcaccatgaagagaatgacattcataattatgcatttctataAAGTACAGATCAGAgacccatgatgtaattccgttaccggatgtaaatccacttcacctaCCGTGGATCAATaaccaaaacaaaaaaatatcaaattggaggtgtcatagctgacaccccattctttctgcaggcATCTTTGAATCTCAATTCAGAGCAGATATTTAACAGTTTTCTGTAAACGTGGTCACAAACTGAGTGAGACATTACCGTAATTATGTAATCAAACATTGCATCTGCAAAGTTCttacagtaaatgtgtttttgtgaaatTTGTGTAAATTGTTCAACGTAATctttgtgcatagagttgtatggtttgttcaactttgaaatcaatggtttttgtttggcagcCCTACTAGTGTACTGACCAATGATGTAAAGTACCGGCCAaagctttttctttatttttactattttctacattgtagaattataatgaacacatcaaagctatgaaataacacacatggaatcatgtagtaaccaaaaaagtgttaaacaaatcaaaatatattttatatttaagattcttcaaagtatccaccctttgccttgatgatagctttgcacactcttggcattctctcaaccagcttcatgaggtcgtcgcctggaatacatttcaattaacaggtgtgccttgttaaaagttcatttgtggaatttctttccttcttaatgcgtttgagccaatcagttgtgttgttataaggtaggggtggaatacagaagttagccatatttggtaaaagaccaagtccgtattatggcaagaacagctcaaataagcaaagggaaaggacagtccatcattactttaagacatgaaggtcagtcaatgaggaaaatgtcaagaactttcttCAGGTGCAGTtacaaaaatcatcaagcgctatgatgaaactggctctcatgaggaccgccacaagaaagtaagacccagagatacctctgctgctgaggataagttcattagagttaaatgCACctaagaaattgcagcccaaataaatgcttcacagagttcaagtaacagacacatctcaacatcaactgttcagaggagactgtgtgaaccAGGCCTtcggtctaattgctgcaaagaaaccactactaaaggacactaataagaagaagagacttgcttgggccaagaaacacgagcaatggacattagacacgtggaaatctgtccttggtctgatgagaccaaatgtgagatttttggttccaaccgccatgtctttgtgagacgcagagtaggtgaacggattatctccacGTGTGGTtcacacagtgaagcatggaggaggaggtgtgatggtgtgggggtgctttgctcgtgacgctgtctgtgatttatttagaattcaaggcacactgaaccagcatggctaccacagcattctgcagcgatacgccatcccatctggtttgcgcttagtgggactataatttatttttcaacaggacaatgacccaacacaccttcaggctgtgtaagggctatttgaccaaggagaatgatggagtgctgcatcagatgacctggcctccacaattggttactacatgattccatatgtgttatttcatagtttttatgtattcactattattctacaatgtagaaaatagtaaaaataaagaaaaaccattgaatgagtaggtgtgtccaaacttttgactggtactgtaaatatatgGGTTGACAAAGCAAGCAAACACTGACAAGGCAATCCAGGGGAGCAGTGTTATGTACAACCAAACATGGCCGCTGGTGGGTTTGCTTTACAAATAAAACCTCTGGGGGAACCCCACCCACAGTATTGGAAAAGTAATGTTATACCATCCTAATACTGTCCTCTCTCTTTAGGCCTCTTTGCCTTTATCCCCTCCTTTCTATGTATCTCTCTGGGCACCATGTGGTGGTTCTTCATTAATTCATCGCCCCCTTCAGCCTCCCTGCagtcctctttctctctggaAATTAAACCCCACACCCTGCACTACTCTCTCCCCCCACTTACCAACCACAAACCCCCCTCTCGCCCCCTCACAACGCTCTGCCATCATCTCTCCTGTGTCACACAGGCGATCCTCCTAATCCAACCTACGGCTGTGTATGGCGGGACGGGGGCAGTCTCATCTAAGCCtacacccccccacccacccggTCACTTCCCAGAGGAATCGTCCATGCTGTCTTCTCACAGACAAACgcaaacacacactgtctctcaccATCACTCACATCTCCTCATGCCATCCCAGCACCAGTCCTGCCTCCACACTACAACATCCATCCACAGTAGGTAGATGTTGGCGCTAAGTAAACCTCTGACTGATACAGGGTCAAGTTTTTCTCCATTTGACTAGTGGTGGCTGCAACACAGGGGTCATCCAAATGGCTCGCTGTCATTGGTTGTGCGGTTGTACACAGAGAAACCTCACTGTGTTCATTAAGAGTGCGTGGGAGAGCGGGgtctgagaggtgtgtgtgtgttgggggcgaCCTTTCACACCCAAATCTCACATGTAGTTAGACACATTCACACACCCTTGTACATACATAATACCATCTCACATTCACACGCATTGTCCAGTCTCACCCGACAGTTGCACACAAATGCAAACAGTCTGACCTTTTAGTCTGAATAGAAGAGCGGACAACTAAACTAATATGATGATTattagggctgtgacgataccagtatcacaATATTTGATTGGATGagaacataatgatgtttgtttcacACATTAgagctgttttcctaaagaagttaaatacGCTTCGTGTTTTGTTCCTTGACACGATACTAACGagtattgcgatactggtatcgtcctggGCCTAATGATGATGTTAATTTTGCTAACATTATGAGGATGTTAACGATAATGGCGATGATTGCGATGGAGAAGGATGACAGTGGTGATAATGATGATATGGAAATGATGCTGGTGAACCCTCATATGGATTAATGTCAGGGAGGGGTCATGTCTGGGGTCTGCCTGGGCACATCTGATTACCATGCCAACTCtaccacagtctctctctctctcaaacacacacaacacacaggaaAGAAACAATTGCACACACAAGCAAATGTATGCAAATGTAAAATAGCATGTTTTCCCACCACCCACACAAACACCAGTGTGATGCTGCATCTTCAATTTCAGTTTccatgaagaaaaaaaaagagccGCAGACACAAAGACACTCCAGGCCTAATCCTTACATAATCTCCTTCTGTTACCAAACACCAAACTCTGTTTACCATAAATATTTGTATCTTGCAAATATGAACTACAAAACAACTGGTTTAAAAGGACAACATTCCTAACATCTCACTAGGCCTAATATATACACCTGTTGATTTGTACATAAATGCTATTCACACAGCTCAAAATGTCATATTTTCTAAGAACGGGACTTGTAGTAGGTTCTGGACTCACTACCAAATCCCTGGTAATAACCCCATTCCCTTCAATCAACAAGATGAGCAGGGCTCTCTAGTCTATGATATGGAAACACAGACATCTGGTGGTAAGAAATGAGACCACAGCTGAATGGAGAAAAGGCACCTCTCAGTCTTCCTTACCTCACAAGAGCGGCTATAGGACTGCGTAGTGTTCATTTAGGCACCAAACTGTagaaaactgactgaaacagcGAGGGGATTACTTGGATTGGACCAATATAAAATGCATAATTGTGTTCACCATTGCAAACCGTTTAAAAATGTGTTCTGTTGCCTGCCTTAGTAAACACTACACAGGAAGGGATTATcagaacttgtccaataagaaatgcttgttCTGTTTTCAGTTGCAAAAGGCTTTGCGACGtagtgcactaatgaatacaacccggAAGGTTTTGTCATGTTCTCTCATAGAACTCAAACAGATACTGCCCGATCAATGCGCTCCAATCCCCACTTACCTAGAGAATGAGTTGAGAATGTGTTAAGTAATTTAAATGAAAAATGTCATCCTTAAATGGTATGAAACTTTGGCTATACTATATTCGGTAAAGATTTTCAAAGTGGAGATAGATTATGACGTGACAGGAGTATTCAACATAGATATAGTAAAACaataaatactgaacaaaaataaatacaacatgttaagtgttggtcccatgtttcatgagctgaaataaaagatcacagaaatgttccatatgcacaaaaaatgtatttctctcaaatgttgtgcacaaatttgtttacatccctcttaGTGAGCATCTCAAGAAGTGAGCATCTCTGATTAagcagcatgattattacacaggtgcaccttgtgctgggggacaataaaaagccactaaaatgttgtcacacaacacaatgtcacagatggctcaagttgagggagcgtgcaattggcatgctgactgcaggaatgtccaccagagatgttgccagagaattgaatgttcacttctctaccataagccgcctccaacgtcattttagagaatttggcagtacacccaaccggcctcacaactgcagacgaCGTAACCATaccagcctaggacctccacatccgggttcttcatctgcgggatcgtctgagaccagccacccggacagctgatgaaactgtgggtttgcacaactgaagaatttctgcacaaaccgtctcagggaagctcatatgcaagctcgtcgtcctcaccagggtcttgacctgactgaagTTCGGTGTCGTAccagacttcagtgggcaaatgctcaccttcgatggccactggcacgctggagaagtaaGTGTGCaattcacggatgaatcccggtttcaactgtaccgggcagatggcgtgTGGGCGAGCTGTGTGCAGATATCAACGTggtgaacagagtgctccatggtagtggtggggttatggtatgggcaggcttaAGTTACGGACAATGAATACttttgcattttatcgatggcaattttaatgcacagagataccgtgatctgatcctgaggcccattgtcatgtcattcatctgccgccatcacctcatgtttcaacatgataatgcatggccccatgttacacggatctgtacacaattcctgggagctgaacatgtcccagttcttccatggcctgcatactcaccagacgtgTCACCAATTGATCATGTTTggtatgctctggatcgacatgtaaaagagcgtgttccagttcctgccaatatccagcaacttcacacagccattgaagaggagcgggacaacattctacaggccataatcaacagcctgatcaactctatgtgaaggagatgtgttgcgctgcatgaggcaaatggtggtcacaccagatactgactggttttctgatccacgcccctacctttttagGCATCTGTGAttaacagatgcatatctttattcccagtcatgtgaaatccaaagattagggcctaatgaatttatttaaattgactgatttccttatatgaactgtaactctgtaaaatcatAATTGTTTTGCATGATttatatgtttatatttttgttcaatgtagatTTATCTCTGTGCTTTTCAACACAGGCACCGCACATAAATGAGATGGTAGCCTAGACCTCTTGGACTACTATGAGAAAACATGTTTTGGCATATGGTCTAGTCATTTATGACATAGTGGGTTTCTTATGTAGTAGCGCCTCACAGTTGTTTTGGTTTAGTCTGTAGGCTGAGAGTTGAGGTTTAGTGTTAGGACTTTTAGCTACTTCTCCAGTTGGTACAATAGGCAAGTGTGCATGGCTGTCAGACAGACTAGCAGACTTACCCAGTTTGTATGTGAGTACGTAGATCATGGTCCAGGGTGTCCCAGGTACTGACAGCAGCTTCCGCCACACCCTCCAGGGATGCACAGCGTCCGACTggacccccctcctcccctctgcctGGCCCCTCAACAGCTCATCATCCAGCACGGGGGCCCCCCACACAAACAGCGCCACCCCGAAGTACACAAAAGCCAACAGCATGAACATAGGGCCCCACCCGGCCACGTCGATCACAGCCAGGAGCCCGCCCCCAGCAAACACTGAGCCGGCCTTGTAGCCCACCACCTGGGCCGTGTTGCCCAGGCCCAGCTCGCTACGGCCCTTCAGCAGTCCCACAGCGGCCCCGTCCACCGCGATGTCCTGAACCGACGCCAGGGCGTTCATGGCCAGTAGTGTCCCCGCCACGCCCCAGATGTGGGCCTCTGGGGACAGGGCGGCGCTGGAGAGACAGGTGAGCGCCAGGCCAGAGACAGTAGCCACAAGCCAGAGCCGCTTGGTGCCCACACGGTCCACCAGGGGTGCCCAGAGGACTTTGAGCACCCAGGGAAAGTAGAGGATTTTGGTCAGGCCGATGCGCGTGAGGGAATGGCCCGCCCCACGGAGGTAGACAGGGAGCAGCGAGGACTGGAGCCCATAGGGGATTCCCTGGACAAAGTACAGGAGGCCCAGGAAAACCAGCTTGTCATTCATGATTCAATGGGAACGGGACAGTTCTTCAGGTCATGATGATGGTCCGGCAGGAGCTGATCGAATGGGTCGATCAGGCTAggggagatggggaagagagagagaggatcattTCACTGACAAAAAGTTCACAAATATAAGCAAATGGGTGCctgagtctggtgtagtggtagCACTGCTGACTCCAGACCACACATGCCAGCTGGAGATGGGGTTACAAATCCCACCTCGTTCCCTACTCTCTGTATCCTTCTCTACCTGTCACTGTCCTTAAAACAacacaaaaaatatatgtatttatttttaaacatgaGCAAACGGAATTGAACTCGCAAGAAACATAGTTTGGGGTTTTATTATGCAAGTGAAATAAACACATGATTGATTATTGCAAACTGATGCATCAGACAGCTGTCGAACGTTTGCTTATTCACCAGCAGGAATATACTTTAACTAGTTCCTTTTCCTTTTGAATTAAATGTATAACATAATGGGATAATGTCTAGATACAATTTTACACCCCAAACTTAACCTTTAGATAGTAGCAAGCTAAAGATAGTAGCAAGCTAATCTAACAATGTATCGGTAAATAGGCTAGACATAGCACTTACAAACAATAAACATGCATGGCCAATACTCAAGCTAACGCTGTGATACAACCAATTCAGAACAAGTATCAGCGCGTGCCAATAGCTAGCAATTTGGGTCGTAATTTTTCAAATATTCTAAAACGTATATCTCACTGCAATCTGTTTTCAAAGTTGTGTTGTTACATACTGGAATAGGCGAATCTGTTAGCCGAAACGATCCGCTTCCGCCCTGCCCGTGAAAAACTACTTCCGGGGCGTTTGGCTGTTTACCTAAAATAACCGTTCATTTGACTCCCAAACGGCTAGTAGTGCTTAAAAACGATGCAAAATATAACATTTCTACCGTAAAACCTTAAAGGTTGCCTACCACAATGTCAGATCGTTAACACGAATACTCTCTCCTCACTACCTATTGTTCCTGCATTGAGGAATTACCATCTTCagagaatgtttttttttataactTTACTTATCTACAGATAATCATTGTATTGAGCTCAaaaagcagtagcagcagtatacaaaTCTGGGAGCGAAATTAATGTTTTTTTCAcagattcttcttcttctttggtataTTGGCGATTGCACAATTGAGTGTGCATTCCGCCACCTACTGTGTGGGATGGAAACAGGATTCCCAAACatttaacaaaatatatatataaaaaacgaTCAAGCTACCAAAAACGAAATAAGTAAACTAAATCAAACAACTtttctgttaaaaaaaatataataaaaaagatctgatccctacacaggctcaagGGGAACCTGGAATGGCGGGTCTTCCGGCGCCAGTACCCCTTGCAAGTATTCACATGTAAAATCCTTAAGTCACAAACACTTTTCTGCCGCAGCCACAATAATGTCAATTTTCTTAGATTTATTTGAGACTTGTGCCGTACAATTTATAACTGTGGCAATGAACGCCACAAATCCACAGGATATCTTTTGACTGGGAGCAAACATTTACTACAGGGTGTGGTGCGTCCACTACCGTATCTTCACTAGTTTTCTCAATTATTTTAATCGCCTCCGCATAGGAGATTCGATTGACCACTCTAACTTTTGCCACCTGaatctccttcacccttacagggcaCTCCAGGATCTCGGGATCATGATCGGCACCACAAATGCAACACTGTCGTCCTTCTACACACCGTTCTTCAATATAATCTGTCCATCTGTACACACTTGAAACATGGCCAAATCCTTTTAAATTCTTACactgcaatgttttttttttgtgccaaacaggaaccaactttgcCGTAATTCACGTAGGCCTATACAGTGGATATGTAAAAATTAAGTGATATTTGAGGCTCTCTCACCAAATGATTGTAAAATGTACACACATATTTTGGCcaaccctcagagcctggttcctctctatgtttcttcctaggttcctgcctttctagggtgtTTTTCCTAGCCTGTGcatttctacatctgcattgcttgctgtttggtgttttaggctgggtttctgtataagcactttgtgacatctgctgatgtaaaaagtgctttataaatcaatttgatagATAGATTTTCAGTTTGTGATATCGAGGTTAGAGAAATGTTTATTTCAACATTATAAAGAACAACttttataaacaatggcaacaccGCCATGTTGcactgagccttgctgttggaaaaccacataAGTTTtcgcagatgcacctcccccgaCTTCACTCCTCAACTTTTGTCTACAGTCGGTTGCATTCGCCTCACGCCTTACCACTCAAACGAGCCCAGTGTCTTCTCTATTTTAGCAGGCTCTCCACCaggtctgcgtcgcaccaaaccGTGGGTGTCACAGACACTGGGAATCTTCAATTTCAGATGATCCTTCTTAACACTTAGTTCCaccccagttatcactcctttcaatggcaccCTGTTCTGGAGAACAAAGCAAGTCACATGTCTTGTCCCGAGGCGTGTGGTACGGAGCGCCCTCTCCCTCTGGGCAGAAGACACACCAAAAAATCATCACAAGTCCACTTCGAGTGACTTTTACAGATTCAACAGTCCCCAACCTCTTctccacccaacctgacaccacATTTGGATCAGCCAGAAAGCAAGGGTCCATTCTCTCCAAAAATCTCACTCCCACTGGACGAGGCTCAAACTCAACGGTCTTCACTGCACCTGCCACCACAGGTACTATAATTCATCCTCAGTCTCATCAGGGTACATTTCTGAGCTACCGGAGTATGTTATTTTTTCATTTTTGTACTTGACGCCTATCTTCCTCACCACACtgcttccctctacactcagcTCCTTTCCTTCTTCCTAGCTGTCCATTTCCACATCTCCACGCTCTTTCCTGTCCTTCAAACGCTGTAGTAGAAAACTGTTCAAATGGTTCTTCCCATTGGGCACAAACTGTTTGAATCAACGTTTTTTCAATttcatttgtcaacgtattgtgatgtGAATCTATGTGGAAAATAAATTGGAGTTCAAAAAATcatggtctcccatccagggttttaatcAAGCCCAGTCCTgcttagctttgatatttgtcactgactactaccaatgtgctattgTGAGAATGAATATTGAGAGATCTCTTGATATCTAAAtatattcactgttgctatcgaagtcattccaaaggggaggtttaacagagcaaatgataTACATTgaattcacgtctccatctcaaccaaaaatctaaatgaaTGAATAGTACTAAATCAAATCCAACTTTAAAGTCTAAGCTATTGGGGGGGATctgtttcaaatcaaattatatttgataCATGCgcttaatacaacaggtgtagatcttaccgtgaaattcttatttacacaagcccttaaccaacaatgcagttaagaaaatatttactaaataaatgtatataaaaaaacaatATTGAAAAAAGTAACTCAAtaaaataatgaggctatatacagggggtaccagtaccgagtcaatgtattgggatacaggttagtcgaggtaatttgtacatgtaggtaggtataaagtgactatgcataaacagtgagtagcagcagtgaaaAACTTTAAActctctactgcagtcctgttgatgtggatcAGGGCATGTTCCCTTctcaacaatcaactcctttgttttgctga is part of the Salvelinus namaycush isolate Seneca chromosome 18, SaNama_1.0, whole genome shotgun sequence genome and harbors:
- the mfsd3 gene encoding major facilitator superfamily domain-containing protein 3 is translated as MNDKLVFLGLLYFVQGIPYGLQSSLLPVYLRGAGHSLTRIGLTKILYFPWVLKVLWAPLVDRVGTKRLWLVATVSGLALTCLSSAALSPEAHIWGVAGTLLAMNALASVQDIAVDGAAVGLLKGRSELGLGNTAQVVGYKAGSVFAGGGLLAVIDVAGWGPMFMLLAFVYFGVALFVWGAPVLDDELLRGQAEGRRGVQSDAVHPWRVWRKLLSVPGTPWTMIYVLTYKLGEQGAVTMFPLFLLDNHMTARELGFWNGVIAMGFSICGSSLGGLLLSQFSIGSLMRRVFVMRTVSMVFQSSLLTVLEPSPLMKVMAVLSLSVQHFLGGLITTLTFTTMMHCTQRAEESVQATHYSFLSTLEVLGKLMFSALAGGLVDWVGYPTAFLLFLVLSAGTALHVWRATDTGALREQLKEQPK